The DNA sequence GCATCGTTAAAGAAACTAAAGTATAAAGTCACTATAGCTGAGACAACAAGTAAAATACCTATAATTTTGTCCATATCTTACTCCTTATTTCCCATTACCAATAAGTTGGTAATTTTTATTTTGTTCTTCACTTGTTTTTTGCTTCATATCTGAAGTAAAACTTCCTGAAGTTAAACCATCAAGACTTTGATTGATTTGATAATAATTAGTTGATTCACTTTGTTGTACATTAATCGCACCAATAGTTAAACCAACTAAAATTGTTAATAATAAAACAGTTGCAATTAACATACCAGTGATACCACTTAACTTAAAGATTCCTCTTTCGTTTTCGTTCATTTGTGTATTTCCAGCCATCTTACTCTCCTAAACTTCGTAAATATGCTGCAACAGCTTTTTGCTGTGTTTCATTTAGTCTTCCATCAAAACTTGGCATTGTACCAATATTTGATTTTTTACCATCTTTTAACACTGCAGTTACTAACGCATCATCATATTCTCTAATGTTTGGAGCAACGTAAGGCATACCTTTACCATCTGCACCATGACATCCTGCACAAACACCAAAAGCAGCAGGTTGTTCACCTTTAAATCCACCAGCAACGTATTCTGCAATAACATCAACATCTGGTCCAAAAGCCATACCAGCTGGCATTCCACCAGGATATGCAGTTTTTAAACTATTAGAACCATTGTTAATTACATGAACAACTTGATGTTTAGAAATTCTTTTAGTTAAATTTTGTGCTTTACCTTGAATACCTTCAGCATCAACACCATGACATGGTGAAC is a window from the Poseidonibacter antarcticus genome containing:
- a CDS encoding DUF4006 family protein — translated: MAGNTQMNENERGIFKLSGITGMLIATVLLLTILVGLTIGAINVQQSESTNYYQINQSLDGLTSGSFTSDMKQKTSEEQNKNYQLIGNGK